A portion of the Deltaproteobacteria bacterium genome contains these proteins:
- a CDS encoding flagellar biosynthesis anti-sigma factor FlgM has protein sequence MRRMGLPEGARMARRDDRDPSRRAGSAAAEDSPLDDLYSVEYLAEVAGGDARAERLAELKRRIALGAYKPDAESIAADMLARVGLDSDED, from the coding sequence ATGCGGAGAATGGGCCTACCCGAAGGAGCCAGAATGGCCAGGCGAGACGACCGAGACCCGAGCCGGCGTGCCGGCAGCGCGGCCGCGGAGGACTCCCCGCTCGACGACCTGTACTCCGTCGAGTACCTCGCCGAGGTCGCCGGCGGAGACGCCCGCGCGGAGCGCCTCGCAGAGCTGAAGCGTCGCATTGCACTCGGTGCGTACAAGCCCGACGCGGAATCGATTGCCGCCGACATGCTCGCCCGGGTCGGACTCGACTCCGACGAAGATTGA
- a CDS encoding serine/threonine-protein phosphatase, which translates to MPTTFWIVTLSSARSRVLGIGPQPPCACHWKRPDLPVSIGSRSNAIEFPLRLHSHSGEPYQIATRADQAPVRASRSGAPGPTGSAIRMRIEVSACTDTGRKRSANEDFHAVDEKLGLFVVADGLGGHAAGRRASELGVAVFVETVARDPEGSGAEVLRRAILRASDAIHEASRAEPGLRGMGTTLAAIWLRGDEAALAHAGDSRLYLHRQRRLCPLTLDHSLVGERVARGELSADQARSHPSRHVITRALGVLPWLEPDVASIRARAGDLFLLCSDGISSQLEDAEIERCLELCAVGPATAPRALVQLANERGGEDNATALIVAIVR; encoded by the coding sequence ATGCCGACGACTTTCTGGATCGTCACGCTGTCATCGGCGAGAAGCAGGGTCTTAGGCATCGGCCCCCAACCTCCATGCGCCTGCCACTGGAAGCGGCCGGACTTGCCGGTATCTATCGGATCGCGTTCGAACGCGATTGAGTTTCCGCTCCGACTTCACTCCCACTCCGGCGAACCATATCAAATCGCCACGCGCGCGGATCAAGCTCCCGTGCGCGCATCCCGATCCGGAGCGCCGGGTCCGACCGGGAGCGCCATCCGCATGCGAATCGAAGTCTCGGCGTGCACGGATACCGGACGCAAGCGGTCCGCGAACGAGGACTTCCACGCCGTCGACGAGAAGCTCGGGCTCTTCGTCGTCGCGGACGGACTCGGCGGCCACGCGGCGGGTCGGCGCGCCTCGGAGCTCGGCGTGGCGGTCTTCGTGGAGACCGTGGCGCGAGACCCGGAGGGGTCGGGCGCCGAGGTGCTGCGCCGCGCGATCCTGCGCGCGAGCGACGCGATCCACGAGGCCTCGCGCGCCGAGCCAGGACTTCGCGGCATGGGCACGACGCTCGCCGCCATCTGGCTGCGCGGCGACGAGGCGGCGCTGGCGCACGCCGGCGACAGCCGTCTGTACCTGCATCGCCAGCGCCGCCTGTGCCCGCTCACGCTCGATCACTCGCTGGTCGGAGAGCGCGTCGCGCGCGGGGAGCTCAGCGCAGACCAGGCGCGCTCGCACCCGAGCCGACACGTCATCACCCGCGCGCTCGGCGTGCTCCCGTGGCTCGAGCCCGACGTCGCCTCCATCCGCGCGCGGGCCGGCGATCTGTTCCTGCTCTGCTCGGACGGGATCTCCTCGCAGCTCGAGGACGCCGAGATCGAGCGCTGCCTCGAGCTCTGCGCCGTCGGCCCCGCGACCGCCCCGCGCGCCCTGGTCCAGCTCGCGAACGAACGCGGAGGAGAGGACAACGCGACCGCGCTGATCGTGGCGATCGTGCGCTAG